AGGGGTAGAGGAAACATTGTATAGAAGCATGATTGGTAGCCTCTTGTACCTCACTGCTAGTAGACCAGACATAGCTTTTAGTGTTGGAGTGTGTGCTAGGTATCAGGCATGTCCTAAGGAATCTCATCTCATAGCTCTTAAGCGTATCATTAGGTACATTGCTGGTACTTTAGAGCTAGGTCTTTGGTATCCATTTGACACTCATTCTGATGTAGCTTGCTACACTGATGCCAATTGGGCTGGAAATGTGGATGATAGGAAAAACACTTTAGGTGGTTGTTTCTATATTGGAAATTGTTTGGTTGCTTGGATGAGTAAGAAGCAAAACTCTGTTTCGCTTTCCACAGTTGAAGCGGAATACATTGCTGCCGGTAGTTGTTGTTCTCAGCTTTTgtagatcaagcaaatgttgagAGACTATGGAATAAATCAAGGAACCATGGTAGTGTTTTGTGACAATACTAGTGCAATCAACATCTCCAAGAACCTTGTTCTGCACTCTAGAACAAAACACATTGACATTAGACATCACTTCATTCGTGACTTAGTTGAAGACAAAGTGGTGTCATTGGAATATGTTCCAACTGAGGGTCAAATTGCTGATATTCTTACTAAACCTTTGGATGTGTCTAGGTTTGAATCACTTAGAAAGTCCATAGGTTTATGCACAGTCAATTGACTTTCTCTAGAACCTGTCTAAGACATCTTCTTGCATATTCTTGAGTCCTAGTTGTCTTCCTATGTTCCTAACTTTAATCAAGTTGAtgtctttttgttttgattcaatcctttcttcatttttcataaattttcaacatttgTTGAGTTCATGAGAGTGACATGCTTACACTTTTGTTTAAGAGTTAAATTGACTCTTAATGATCTTAAAAGCTTCAAGATGTTTTTATCTCCATGGCTTGATTGATAAACATGATATTGAATCCttgctattttgatttgattagaTAAACCTCAAAGGGttagcttcatttttttaagtgagTAACAGCTCATGGTTGAACCttgtgattcatgcctaattggtgtctcagctgattcgtgtccagctggtgctccttgattgagggattaatcaacaaaatttataacctttacaccatatactagggtagcaaagacaaagctactatagcatagtggctctaggatcgttcactgggatgggttttcacttcacaaatgatatcaattcaaagctggattggtgccttttcatttcaaggttagctttaaaagaaaacacaaagacgtttgaatgaaaaaggaaaggttttaaactaaccaaaaatagtaactgattttacttataaagaaaaagtgtttcttggagtttcagatcactaggctcagattcctcatacaaaaagggagttccggtcacttgtttcttttcctcgcattagagaattaacatatagttccttctccaaccggtgttgtacagatgcttcccattaatgggttcaaacactaaatccctctcactgatgcaacttgcaatggctcgtgcctctcacctagcacttgccattcaaggtgatctttaaccttggatttcccttcacaagctcggcaagagataactaatggatgtctccttggagtccaaaagcttaccaagtgttggcaattctagaaaatcctaccttcaactcacctcccagaggctcgcaagggtaaactagtgcatctccatggacggagatcacttgccttaccagtGTTGGCCCagtgatttaaagacgttttaagttaactaaaaagataaaaaaccattaacgggtcacactttctcttcattaacaactaaaacaacaaaacttccaatttatgcatgtggaaacttacccggttaccttagctccaagagacaaagagtctagcctctcatcctctgagaaaacatctcagagaatgtttggctagcaagaaaaaaaaaatgaaaatgaaagagaagacaagaatatatgaaaaacagagcaagtgctctgtattttacttccttccccaaaactgtacaaaggatcccttggaaccaaaactctaacacccctgagaacaggctcctcgggctcccttaataccacaattacacttacagctattacatagatatttttgtcaaattcctaacttaaaaactaaggaattctatcactggtggtttacaaggagaatttgggcatttagacaacaaaaatctaatcaaaaatatctccaagtgtcggttacaaatatcgggaagcactaaggaccacttcgcaggtgaaaggtgaggtctgcgaaatttcgcaggtgcacaagaagggttgcgaaatttcttcatagcaaccagctgattcaacaccttcacaaagttgacttccatcttgtggtgctgggcttccatcgcggcgtgaagcttcaggggaaaaccatagcactgtgcaaaaaggct
This DNA window, taken from Vitis riparia cultivar Riparia Gloire de Montpellier isolate 1030 chromosome 13, EGFV_Vit.rip_1.0, whole genome shotgun sequence, encodes the following:
- the LOC117927943 gene encoding secreted RxLR effector protein 161-like, producing the protein MPTNLKLSKDESGKGVEETLYRSMIGSLLYLTASRPDIAFSVGVCARYQACPKESHLIALKRIIRYIAGTLELGLWYPFDTHSDVACYTDANWAGNVDDRKNTLGGCFYIGNCLVAWMSKKQNSVSLSTVEAEYIAAGSCCSQLL